From Triticum aestivum cultivar Chinese Spring chromosome 4A, IWGSC CS RefSeq v2.1, whole genome shotgun sequence, a single genomic window includes:
- the LOC123086623 gene encoding F-box protein At4g22280 isoform X1, whose amino-acid sequence MPRPQEGNKRAALARGEGIIGALPDDLLQHVLSFLPAQQAVRTCVLARRWRGLWKSATGLRITGVHESEVTPVQELRLLLLRCRAPIDTCELRFAVVSDDDVPRVSLWIRHIMLCQVRLLRLDISRDGYGVYFYVDNLPLASQHLTRLELIDTGLNDSFLDFAGCPVLEDLVIINGCFVHVRRISSKSLKRLAIADSSFNQHARTRIYAPSFVSLRLEDNWDRTPVLDSMPSLKAAFVRFIKESVDRCFYSDSWDCHNEDCQGCYDLQAVNSHDSVLLKGLSEAENLTLIDEHDTFIFRRDLIWCPTFSKLKTLLLNEYWCVPDDFRALAFILEHSPFLEILTLQFFSKGPNHKVEIKGGYNAVETSAAISKHLKAVEVKCNSVDAEVLKILKFLGTLNICKLTINSTPRFLHFCSLPSF is encoded by the exons atgcctCGGCCGCAAGAAGGCAACAAGAGGGCCGCTCTGGCCCGCGGCGAGGGCATCATCGGCGCCCTACCGGACGATCTCCTGCAGCACGTGCTCTCCTTCCTCCCGGCGCAGCAGGCCGTGCGGACCTGCGTGCTCGCCCGGCGCTGGCGCGGCCTCTGGAAATCCGCCACAGGCCTGCGCATCACCGGTGTCCATGAGTCGGAGGTGACGCCCGTCCAGGAGCTCCGCCTTCTGCTCCTTCGCTGTCGAGCGCCGATCGACACGTGCGAGCTCAGGTTCGCCGTGGTCTCCGACGACGACGTGCCCCGTGTGAGCCTCTGGATCCGGCACATTATGCTCTGCCAAGTTCGGCTGCTCCGGCTCGATATCTCTCGGGACGGCTATGGTGTTTACTTTTACGTAGACAACCTGCCTCTTGCCTCTCAGCATCTGACGAGGCTAGAGCTCATTGACACAGGGTTAAACGACAGCTTCCTCGATTTTGCCGGCTGTCCGGTGCTGGAAGATCTAGTAATCATCAATGGCTGTTTCGTCCATGTCAGGAGGATCTCTTCAAAGTCTCTAAAACGCCTGGCCATTGCTGATAGCAGTTTCAATCAGCATGCCCGTACTCGTATTTACGCTCCAAGTTTCGTTTCTCTACGACTCGAGGACAACTGGGACAGGACTCCTGTGCTTGACAGCATGCCGTCGTTGAAGGCTGCATTCGTCAGATTTATCAAAGAATCTGTGGACAGGTGTTTTTATTCCGACTCTTGGGATTGCCACAACGAGGACTGTCAAGGTTGTTACGATCTACAGGCTGTTAACTCTCATGACTCGGTGCTTCTCAAAGGTTTATCAGAGGCTGAGAATTTGACATTGATAGATGAACATGACACG TTTATTTTCAGAAGGGATTTGATATGGTGCCCTACATTTAGTAAGTTAAAGACCTTGTTACTCAATGAATACTGGTGCGTGCCTGACGACTTCCGCGCACTAGCTTTTATTCTTGAACACTCACCATTTCTGGAGATTCTCACTCTTCAGTTCTTTTCCAAG GGACCTAATCATAAAGTGGAAATAAAAGGAGGTTACAATGCAGTGGAGACCTCAGCTGCAATATCAAAACATCTTAAGGCAGTCGAAGTCAAATGTAACTCGGTTGATGCGGAGGTTCTCAAAATTTTGAAGTTCCTTGGTACACTTAACATATGTAAGCTAACTATCAACAGCACCCCACGCTTTCTACATTTCTGCAGTTTGCCTTCATTTTGA
- the LOC123086623 gene encoding F-box protein At4g22280 isoform X3 produces the protein MPRPQEGNKRAALARGEGIIGALPDDLLQHVLSFLPAQQAVRTCVLARRWRGLWKSATGLRITGVHESEVTPVQELRLLLLRCRAPIDTCELRFAVVSDDDVPRVSLWIRHIMLCQVRLLRLDISRDGYGVYFYVDNLPLASQHLTRLELIDTGLNDSFLDFAGCPVLEDLVIINGCFVHVRRISSKSLKRLAIADSSFNQHARTRIYAPSFVSLRLEDNWDRTPVLDSMPSLKAAFVRFIKESVDRCFYSDSWDCHNEDCQGCYDLQAVNSHDSVLLKGLSEAENLTLIDEHDTFIFRRDLIWCPTFSKLKTLLLNEYWCVPDDFRALAFILEHSPFLEILTLQFFSKGPNHKVEIKGGYNAVETSAAISKHLKAVEVKCNSVDAEVLKILKFLGTLNI, from the exons atgcctCGGCCGCAAGAAGGCAACAAGAGGGCCGCTCTGGCCCGCGGCGAGGGCATCATCGGCGCCCTACCGGACGATCTCCTGCAGCACGTGCTCTCCTTCCTCCCGGCGCAGCAGGCCGTGCGGACCTGCGTGCTCGCCCGGCGCTGGCGCGGCCTCTGGAAATCCGCCACAGGCCTGCGCATCACCGGTGTCCATGAGTCGGAGGTGACGCCCGTCCAGGAGCTCCGCCTTCTGCTCCTTCGCTGTCGAGCGCCGATCGACACGTGCGAGCTCAGGTTCGCCGTGGTCTCCGACGACGACGTGCCCCGTGTGAGCCTCTGGATCCGGCACATTATGCTCTGCCAAGTTCGGCTGCTCCGGCTCGATATCTCTCGGGACGGCTATGGTGTTTACTTTTACGTAGACAACCTGCCTCTTGCCTCTCAGCATCTGACGAGGCTAGAGCTCATTGACACAGGGTTAAACGACAGCTTCCTCGATTTTGCCGGCTGTCCGGTGCTGGAAGATCTAGTAATCATCAATGGCTGTTTCGTCCATGTCAGGAGGATCTCTTCAAAGTCTCTAAAACGCCTGGCCATTGCTGATAGCAGTTTCAATCAGCATGCCCGTACTCGTATTTACGCTCCAAGTTTCGTTTCTCTACGACTCGAGGACAACTGGGACAGGACTCCTGTGCTTGACAGCATGCCGTCGTTGAAGGCTGCATTCGTCAGATTTATCAAAGAATCTGTGGACAGGTGTTTTTATTCCGACTCTTGGGATTGCCACAACGAGGACTGTCAAGGTTGTTACGATCTACAGGCTGTTAACTCTCATGACTCGGTGCTTCTCAAAGGTTTATCAGAGGCTGAGAATTTGACATTGATAGATGAACATGACACG TTTATTTTCAGAAGGGATTTGATATGGTGCCCTACATTTAGTAAGTTAAAGACCTTGTTACTCAATGAATACTGGTGCGTGCCTGACGACTTCCGCGCACTAGCTTTTATTCTTGAACACTCACCATTTCTGGAGATTCTCACTCTTCAGTTCTTTTCCAAG GGACCTAATCATAAAGTGGAAATAAAAGGAGGTTACAATGCAGTGGAGACCTCAGCTGCAATATCAAAACATCTTAAGGCAGTCGAAGTCAAATGTAACTCGGTTGATGCGGAGGTTCTCAAAATTTTGAAGTTCCTTGGTACACTTAACATAT GA
- the LOC123086623 gene encoding F-box protein At4g22280 isoform X2: MPRPQEGNKRAALARGEGIIGALPDDLLQHVLSFLPAQQAVRTCVLARRWRGLWKSATGLRITGVHESEVTPVQELRLLLLRCRAPIDTCELRFAVVSDDDVPRVSLWIRHIMLCQVRLLRLDISRDGYGVYFYVDNLPLASQHLTRLELIDTGLNDSFLDFAGCPVLEDLVIINGCFVHVRRISSKSLKRLAIADSSFNQHARTRIYAPSFVSLRLEDNWDRTPVLDSMPSLKAAFVRFIKESVDRCFYSDSWDCHNEDCQGCYDLQAVNSHDSVLLKGLSEAENLTLIDEHDTFIFRRDLIWCPTFSKLKTLLLNEYWCVPDDFRALAFILEHSPFLEILTLQFFSKGPNHKVEIKGGYNAVETSAAISKHLKAVEVKCNSVDAEVLKILKFLGTLNICF, translated from the exons atgcctCGGCCGCAAGAAGGCAACAAGAGGGCCGCTCTGGCCCGCGGCGAGGGCATCATCGGCGCCCTACCGGACGATCTCCTGCAGCACGTGCTCTCCTTCCTCCCGGCGCAGCAGGCCGTGCGGACCTGCGTGCTCGCCCGGCGCTGGCGCGGCCTCTGGAAATCCGCCACAGGCCTGCGCATCACCGGTGTCCATGAGTCGGAGGTGACGCCCGTCCAGGAGCTCCGCCTTCTGCTCCTTCGCTGTCGAGCGCCGATCGACACGTGCGAGCTCAGGTTCGCCGTGGTCTCCGACGACGACGTGCCCCGTGTGAGCCTCTGGATCCGGCACATTATGCTCTGCCAAGTTCGGCTGCTCCGGCTCGATATCTCTCGGGACGGCTATGGTGTTTACTTTTACGTAGACAACCTGCCTCTTGCCTCTCAGCATCTGACGAGGCTAGAGCTCATTGACACAGGGTTAAACGACAGCTTCCTCGATTTTGCCGGCTGTCCGGTGCTGGAAGATCTAGTAATCATCAATGGCTGTTTCGTCCATGTCAGGAGGATCTCTTCAAAGTCTCTAAAACGCCTGGCCATTGCTGATAGCAGTTTCAATCAGCATGCCCGTACTCGTATTTACGCTCCAAGTTTCGTTTCTCTACGACTCGAGGACAACTGGGACAGGACTCCTGTGCTTGACAGCATGCCGTCGTTGAAGGCTGCATTCGTCAGATTTATCAAAGAATCTGTGGACAGGTGTTTTTATTCCGACTCTTGGGATTGCCACAACGAGGACTGTCAAGGTTGTTACGATCTACAGGCTGTTAACTCTCATGACTCGGTGCTTCTCAAAGGTTTATCAGAGGCTGAGAATTTGACATTGATAGATGAACATGACACG TTTATTTTCAGAAGGGATTTGATATGGTGCCCTACATTTAGTAAGTTAAAGACCTTGTTACTCAATGAATACTGGTGCGTGCCTGACGACTTCCGCGCACTAGCTTTTATTCTTGAACACTCACCATTTCTGGAGATTCTCACTCTTCAGTTCTTTTCCAAG GGACCTAATCATAAAGTGGAAATAAAAGGAGGTTACAATGCAGTGGAGACCTCAGCTGCAATATCAAAACATCTTAAGGCAGTCGAAGTCAAATGTAACTCGGTTGATGCGGAGGTTCTCAAAATTTTGAAGTTCCTTGGTACACTTAACATAT GTTTCTAG